CCGACGAGCAGTTCGTCCTCGGTCCGTTGCGGGCCGTCGAGTGCGAAGTACAGCCAATCGGACCCCGGCGGGCGCAGTACCTGCGAATCTTCCCGGAGCAGCGGAGCCCGGCGGCTGCTGACCCGCGCTGCCGGTCGGGCCCGCACGAGAGGTACGACGAGCTCCGCGATCAGCTTGCCGCGCGGACCGGGCAACCAGCCGTCCTCAGGACCCGGTAATGCCTCCTGGACGATCAACGAACCCTGCCGATCCAACGCCTCCCGTATCTGGGCCTGATGCGAACGGTCGTCCAGATCCAGCAGCAGCCGGTTGTCGGCGCTGGCCAGATAGACCAGCCGCGGGACATTCCACCGCTCACGCCACGCGTCCAGCCACGCGTCGCCGGGATCGCAGGGCCCGAGCCGCCACTGGGCCGGCGAGAGCACCACCCGGCCGTGGCGAACCCGTGGCAGGAAAGGTATCCCAGCCATCGGCCCCCAGTCGAAGGCCGGGAGGTACGCCGTACCGTCCGACGTCAGCTCCAGCAGCGCCCGGCAGACCGGCGGAGCGGCCGCCGGATTCAGCATGTGCCCGGCGGTGAGGACCAGTGGCCGATCGACCACGTCCCACCACACCTCGAATCGCCCGTCGACCAGCCCGAGCGACAACTCGTCCACCTGCACCACCCGATCGGGCGCAAGCGTCGGCGCCACCCCGACCGCCAGTTCGTAGTCGCGCACCAACGGTCGTACGGCGACATTGGCCGACCGTGTCCGCAGCGGCCGGTAGACCAACTCAGCCACCACGGCATCAGCTCTGCGTACGGCGGTCTCCGCTGCAACCACCTCCGTCAACAGGTCGCGCGCGTCCGCGCCGAGCAGGTCGGCGAAGCGGCCGAGCCCTCGTCCCGCCTCCGGCGCACCGAGGTTCGGCCCGATCATCAACAGGTAGTCGCCCCGGTCGATCGCCGTCCGGCTGCGGGCTGCGACGAAGACGCTCAGCTCGACCGACACCGGCAGGTGCTCGGGCTCCAGACCGTTCGACATCCGCTCGATCAACACGTCGTCGACGAAGACCTCGTGGCTGCCGTCGCGGATCGCTCCGGTCGCGAGGTCCCGCAGTATCTCCGTTCGATGGTCGGCGGCCGCGCTGTCGTGGCCGGGGTGCGCGGACGGCGGACCGAGGCCGAACCGCGGATCGAGCAACTCGAGCAGGGGCACGCGGCAGTCGTCGCCGTACCGGTTGTGGAAGGCGGCGCGGTAGCCGGCCAGCGGTGACCAGTCAGGGTTCGGGTGCAGTCCGAAGAGGACATCGACGGCGCGGGCGACCTCGTCGGCAACTGCTGCCGCGACCCCTGTCCGGACCAGCGGGAGACCGGTGTCCACCTGGACGTCGGCGCCCGACGACGACGTCGCATCGCCGCGCGAGCCCAGGAGCGACCTCGCGTCCCGGAGTGCTGCGGTTGCCGCGCTCGCGGGGACGAGGTCAACGTTGCGGCAGGCCGCGGCGACTTCTGTCAGCCGCCCGGAGCAGCCGCCGGCCATCGGGGTCACGATGCTCACGAGGCGAGCCAGCGGGTCACCGATGAGTGGCGGTAGCAGCGCGGGCAGCAGGAACTGCTGTTCGGTCAGCTCGTCGAGCAACTGGTCGACCTTCCCGGGGGACGCGGACGGGCGTTCGGCGAGAACAAGTCGGCGCAGTTCGCCAACAGCGATCGCACTCCCCCGGGCCAGCGCGAGAGTTCGACGTACCACCGGTGTTGCGCGCACCGACACATCGGGCCCGGATCGGACGCCGCCCGTGCCAGGGTCCGCGAGGTAGATCCGGCCGGCGTGCTCGAAGGCACAGGTGTTGGCGTACACGCACAGCTGCGGATCCCGGTCCACCTCACCGACCACCTTCGACAGCCACTGCATGTCCGGCCGCGTGCGGGTCGGCCGTCTGATCGCATCGACCTCGAGGTCGGTGCGCTCCGACCAGTGCGCGATGCCGACCGCAGCGAAGCCACCGAACGGCGTAGGTCGGGTCGCCGCACGGATCAGATACCGCTGCAGCGCGGCCTGTGCCGAGGCGGACGCCTTGGCCGCGGAAGGGGTCAACGCAGCGGCCAGGTCCGGCGAGGCGACCGTCACCGCGAACTCGACCTCGGGATCGGCCCACCACCGCTCGATGTCGAACTGCTCGCCGAGGTCGGCGAAGGTCGCTGCCGGTAGCAGTGGCGCGCGGACGATCAGCCTGCTCAGTGGACGGTAGAGCGGCTCGGCGGTCATGACAGCAGGAACATTCGGTCCCAGCCGTTGTCGCCGGCCGGCAGATCGAGCAGGGCGAGCGCAACTCCCGGCGCTCCGTCCAGCAGACCCGGGTGATCGACGAGGACGCCGCCGGGCTCGACACCGCGCACTCCGAGCAGGGAGTCGGGGTCGTAGCCCGCTGCCAGGTCGGCGGCCAGTGTTTCGGCAGTCCGGGCGAGCTCCGGGTCGGCGAGGTCGGCCGCGAACCGGCGCAGTACCTGGAGCAGTCCCGCGCTGCCGTGGCAGAACGTCGGAGTGGACAGCCACCACTCCTCCGGCCGCCGTCGCGCGATCCCACGGATCGTGGTCGCCGCAAGCTCCCGCCAGTCCTCCCGCTGCAGCGCGCTTCCAGCCAGCCAAAGACTCCGGGCCACCCCAACCGCTCCATAACACCAAGCCGCCCGGCCAGAACCAGCGGAGCCGGAGCCGGCATCGAGGGCGGCGTCGAGGGGGATGGCGTCGGGCCAGTCCGGCGCCTCGGGAGTCCCGGTCCGGTGGGCGGCGAGCCAGTCGGCCGTGGCTGTAATCGCGTCTCTGCTCTCCGGCACCTCTACGCCGGCCTGGACGGCGAGGGAGAGCAAGGCCAATGGCCCCGGTGCGCCGTGGGCGAGGCCGCAGTTGTGATGCCCACCCGGATACGCCGTACGCAGCGACCCGGCCGCCAGCTCGTACGGCGTGTGCCAACGTCGAGGATGCCCGCCGTCGGACAGCAACCGGGCAAGACCCGGCAGGGCCTGGCGCAGGACCTCGTCGTCCCCACCACGAGCAAGCAGGTAGACCCCCACCCCGGTCAGGCCCGACACGAGGTCGTGGTCGGAGGCAGCGCATCCGTCCGCGCACGCCAACCGCGTCGCCGCGTCCTCGACGTACGGTGCCAGTACTCCGTCGACCGTCTTCAGCAGACGCTCGTACCGCGGACGTCCGCCCGCCAACTGGAGTGCCGCGAATCCGATTCCCGCCAAGCCGGAGAAGAGCGAGACATCGTGCGGATCAGCTGCCTGCGCGGCGGCGGCGAGCTGCCGGTGCCCCACCTCGTCCCAGCCGTGTCCTGGGTCGCGGTGGTCGAGCTCGGCGCTGAGGACGGCGATCCCAGCGTGCCCCTGGGCCAGGCTCGCCGGGCGCCATGGCAGCAGGTCGGCGTACTGCGACTGCCTGGCTGTGGCCGCGATCGCCGCGGCCAGGATCGCCGGGTCCGTGACCCGCTCAGCCACACGTTCGGCGACATATTCGGGGACAGATTCGGGGACGACCGACATGGTCACGGCTCCTGGCAGCCTGATCGGCAGGTGAAGCAGTGCGTGTTCGCGAAGGTCGGGTGGTGGCAGGTCTCGTGGCAGGTGGCCTGGCAGGTCGCCCGGCAGGTGGCTCGGCAGGTGGCCGGACAGGTCGCACGGCACGTCGCCGGGCAGGTCGCACGACAGGTGTCAGGACAGGTCGCACGACAGGTGTTCGGGCAGGTCGCGTTGTTCGTGTTGCACGTCTCGCCGGGGATCTCGCGGCCGGTCGGCAGGTAGAGCACGACACCGTGCTGGTCGAGCTCACCGAACACCAGGTCGAGGTCGAACTCGTCGAACGCCTGGTCATCCGCGGACATCGTCGTCCCGCCCGCGCCGGTCCTCGAGCTCCGCGACCCGCTCCGACAGCGTGGCGGTGGCAGCACGCAGTTCGTTGACCGCACCAACGAGTACGCCGGCCAAGCCCGCGTAGTCGACCGCCAGCACGCCATCGGGTCCCATCGGGATCACCAGCTCCGGCAACGACTTGACGACGTCCTGGGCCACGACTCCCGCGTGCCGCCGGACCGGTGTCCCTGGATCGGTCCGTGCCGGCACGAAGGTCACCGCGCGGACGTCGGCCAGCCGGTCGAGCACGTCCGCGACCTCGCGGACGTCGGACTTCACCCGCAGGTCCGACGGGTTGCAGAAGGTGTTCGCGCAGATCGTGCCGGCCACGTCGAGCTCGAACGCCGGGTTGCTCTTCCTGACCCCGACCCGGCCGCCCACCACGACGTTGCGCGCGACGACGAGATCGATGCCGATCGTCTCGCTGCCGTGCACCGCCAGGCTCGAACCGACATCGGCCCCACCGCTGACTGCCAGGGACGTCAGCGCAGCCCCGACGGCGGTCAGCTGCCCGGCCACCGCGGCTTTCCCGGCAACCGCCAGGTCACCGCCGACGGAACTCTTGCCCGCGACTGCCACATCGCCACCCGCGGTGAGCCTGCCCGTGACCGTCAGGTCGCGACTCGCAGTCGCGTTGCCGGCGATCGCCAGGTCGCCGCCAGTGGTGGTGTTGCCTGCGACGGACAGATCCCCGCCGGTCTCGACTCCGGCCGCGACGGCCAGACTCGACGCAAGGACGGCCGGACCGCCCACGCGCAGGCCCGCGGCGACGTCGACGTCTCCGCCGCCGCCCAGCACGGAAAGTGCCCTGCCCGGCGGCCCGGTCGGTGGAAGCACGTTGAGATCGACCCCACCATCGGTCCGGCCGGTCAGCTCCGCCACCGGACGCTGGCCGACTGTCGGTCCAGCGACGTCGAGGCTCGGCGACCGCAGCTCCAGGCGACTGACAGGAATCCCGACGTACCGGCGCGCCCCCAGAGCGAGCGCATCCACCACGCCCCCGGTCCCGAGCGTGACCACCGCCAGCACGAGTTGGAGCCCGTCGTCGACGAAGGTCGCCGGGTCCACCAGCCGCAGCCACGGCGCCTGGTGCAGCACCAGCAGGCCGGACGTCGCCTCCTCCACCTCCCGCCAGGTGATGGTGAACAACATGTCACCGGCCAGCCCGGTGGTGTCGAACGTGACCCCGCTCGCCTCGACCTGGACGGTCGGGATGTTCTGTACGCCGGTCGGTCCGACGAACGGATCGACGATCGCCAGCCCGCCCTCGGCCAGCACCACCATCTGCCCGCCGACGTCCAAGGCAACGCCGGTGGCCACGGTGACCGCGGTCTCCCCCGTCGTCGCCGACAGCTGCAGCCCGCCTGCCACGCCGTACGTGTACGTCACGGCGTTCCGGACGGCGTCCGCGACCAGCAGATACCCCTCGACGTCGGTGCGCGACTCCGCCCGCGACGTCATCCCCGACCGCGGTGTGGGATTCGGACCGCTGACGTTCCAGTACTGCGTGCGGACCAGGCCTGTGGCACTCATCGACGACTCCTCTCAGCTCACGGAACGTTCAGGACCTGTCGGTCGGTATCGGCATCTACAACGGGCTCTTGCGGTCTGCTGTCCGGCTCCTCGCCGGTCAGCTCCTCGAGTACCTGGATCGCCCCGCTGATCCGCAGCAACGTCTCCCGCAGGGCCGACTCCTGCTGCACCAGCTCCCGCAACCGCCCCTCGCCGAGCGCGTACTCGCGCCGCAGCTCGGTCAGTCGCTCGGCTAGTCGTGGATCGGTCATCGCCATCCCTCGGCCACTGGAGGGCTCCTTTCTGTTCAGAGGATCGAGGTGTTCAAGGTCCACAGCGTGTGGGCGGGTTTCTGCTCCGACACGATCGAACTGATGTTGCCGACGGCCTGGTCGAGGACGCGCTTGCGGACGACCGGATCGGCCGGCAGCCGCGAGTCGGTGAAGTGGATCGACACGTCGAACTCGAACGGCCGGACCCGGCCCCAGTACGGTTCCAGGCCCGAGACCTCCGGCTGTCCGGGGTCGCTCACCACCAGCCGGTCGCCGATCGCGGCCAGGCCGGTCGGGTACACGAACTCCCCCGGCGCGGTGATCCGCGTGCAGGTCGGCGGGCTCGTGGCGAGGTCGACGGCGTAGACGGCCGCGGGCTCGGCGACCGGGCAGATGAACGGATCCGTGGCCGACGGAGCGAACGGCTTGAGTCCGACGTCGAGCACGTACAGCAGCCCGGCCCGGGTGCGCGCCAATCCCGTTGGTGCCACCAACGGATTGGCGGCCGGCAGCAGGATCGTCTCGCGCCAGGGCGTAGGTCCCCGATCGACACGCAGCAGATTGCCCGCGACCGGTGCGCCGGCCGGCTCCTGATCGCCGCCGTCGCCGAGGAGGAGCGTGCCGTCGCTGTCGACGATCATCGACAGCGGCTCGACCGCCTTCGCCAACGCGGTGCGGGTAACCGTCAACGGGCTCGGGCGGACGGTCACCACGGTCGGTGCCGGAGCCTGCGGTGGCCGCCCGCCGCGGTCGAGCGCGAGCAGGTCCCCGGTGGCCGGGTCCACGGCCAGGGCAACCATCCACACGGCGGTCCCCGGAGTGGACAAGGTCGTCACG
This Kribbella sp. NBC_00482 DNA region includes the following protein-coding sequences:
- a CDS encoding lantibiotic dehydratase, with protein sequence MTAEPLYRPLSRLIVRAPLLPAATFADLGEQFDIERWWADPEVEFAVTVASPDLAAALTPSAAKASASAQAALQRYLIRAATRPTPFGGFAAVGIAHWSERTDLEVDAIRRPTRTRPDMQWLSKVVGEVDRDPQLCVYANTCAFEHAGRIYLADPGTGGVRSGPDVSVRATPVVRRTLALARGSAIAVGELRRLVLAERPSASPGKVDQLLDELTEQQFLLPALLPPLIGDPLARLVSIVTPMAGGCSGRLTEVAAACRNVDLVPASAATAALRDARSLLGSRGDATSSSGADVQVDTGLPLVRTGVAAAVADEVARAVDVLFGLHPNPDWSPLAGYRAAFHNRYGDDCRVPLLELLDPRFGLGPPSAHPGHDSAAADHRTEILRDLATGAIRDGSHEVFVDDVLIERMSNGLEPEHLPVSVELSVFVAARSRTAIDRGDYLLMIGPNLGAPEAGRGLGRFADLLGADARDLLTEVVAAETAVRRADAVVAELVYRPLRTRSANVAVRPLVRDYELAVGVAPTLAPDRVVQVDELSLGLVDGRFEVWWDVVDRPLVLTAGHMLNPAAAPPVCRALLELTSDGTAYLPAFDWGPMAGIPFLPRVRHGRVVLSPAQWRLGPCDPGDAWLDAWRERWNVPRLVYLASADNRLLLDLDDRSHQAQIREALDRQGSLIVQEALPGPEDGWLPGPRGKLIAELVVPLVRARPAARVSSRRAPLLREDSQVLRPPGSDWLYFALDGPQRTEDELLVGSLGALAGGFVERGDADGWFFVRYAEPDRQLRIRIHGEPAVLVDKVLPEVSRWAAHAIASGARTRFELRTYEREIARYGGPGTTAICEAIACRDSAAVRDLLRVGQQFDRVDLGLVSIADLLCSLTNHDDTERARWSQQLAGQTPSAGLRFRETKHHLRCLLQRPDPSWQPVTEILAGRRVALTPLVASLHSQWTDGTALHPPESLAASLVHLHANRLGLDHATEHLTLGLLTRTLRSLAAFGATS
- a CDS encoding lanthionine synthetase C family protein, giving the protein MSVVPESVPEYVAERVAERVTDPAILAAAIAATARQSQYADLLPWRPASLAQGHAGIAVLSAELDHRDPGHGWDEVGHRQLAAAAQAADPHDVSLFSGLAGIGFAALQLAGGRPRYERLLKTVDGVLAPYVEDAATRLACADGCAASDHDLVSGLTGVGVYLLARGGDDEVLRQALPGLARLLSDGGHPRRWHTPYELAAGSLRTAYPGGHHNCGLAHGAPGPLALLSLAVQAGVEVPESRDAITATADWLAAHRTGTPEAPDWPDAIPLDAALDAGSGSAGSGRAAWCYGAVGVARSLWLAGSALQREDWRELAATTIRGIARRRPEEWWLSTPTFCHGSAGLLQVLRRFAADLADPELARTAETLAADLAAGYDPDSLLGVRGVEPGGVLVDHPGLLDGAPGVALALLDLPAGDNGWDRMFLLS
- a CDS encoding tail fiber domain-containing protein; the protein is MSATGLVRTQYWNVSGPNPTPRSGMTSRAESRTDVEGYLLVADAVRNAVTYTYGVAGGLQLSATTGETAVTVATGVALDVGGQMVVLAEGGLAIVDPFVGPTGVQNIPTVQVEASGVTFDTTGLAGDMLFTITWREVEEATSGLLVLHQAPWLRLVDPATFVDDGLQLVLAVVTLGTGGVVDALALGARRYVGIPVSRLELRSPSLDVAGPTVGQRPVAELTGRTDGGVDLNVLPPTGPPGRALSVLGGGGDVDVAAGLRVGGPAVLASSLAVAAGVETGGDLSVAGNTTTGGDLAIAGNATASRDLTVTGRLTAGGDVAVAGKSSVGGDLAVAGKAAVAGQLTAVGAALTSLAVSGGADVGSSLAVHGSETIGIDLVVARNVVVGGRVGVRKSNPAFELDVAGTICANTFCNPSDLRVKSDVREVADVLDRLADVRAVTFVPARTDPGTPVRRHAGVVAQDVVKSLPELVIPMGPDGVLAVDYAGLAGVLVGAVNELRAATATLSERVAELEDRRGRDDDVRG